The sequence below is a genomic window from Sceloporus undulatus isolate JIND9_A2432 ecotype Alabama chromosome 5, SceUnd_v1.1, whole genome shotgun sequence.
GGCGTTTAATTTTTTAATCCTGTATTGTACTATTTCTGTTGACAGTTCTAATACTGCAGGTGTTTCTTTAATTTGGTCTACAGAAATTCCAGCCTTCAGTAGTTCCTTCAGTCTGTCTTCCAGGACTGGAACTGAATGGTAAAGAAGGGCAGGACATTTTAATATTAGTTCTTTTAATTCTTGATCAGTGCACTTGAAAATGTTCTTTGAAAATAACAGGCTGTTCTGCATAGTGGCAGGGTGAAGCTGAACAATAAAACCCTTCAGCTTGGACACAAGACTTAAAACTTCTGAATCAGTAAATTTGTTCTTCTGAAGGAACTCCAAGTTTTCTTGGATAGTGGAAGAGATATTTAACAGAATAAATGGATTTTGACTCAGTAATTTTAGTAGCCAGTTCTTCATATTCTCCTGTGAACCTCCTAGCCTTAAGTAGATACTCTGCAAGGTTTCTACCATCTGCTTGTTCTTTGCAACAGGATTATGAAAAATATTTGATGCACTTGTTAGAAGCCTACTGATAATTATATTCCTTAGTCCCAGGTCTTTAAAGAATTCAACATTGGCTTTCTGGTTTTCATAGTGTCCAACTGTAAAAAAAGAGTCTGGGAACCGTTTTATTAATTCAACTAATCGTTTTTCATTTTGACAGACAGACAACCACAGGTCTCTTTGACAGCTCACATCTGTAGGACTGCAAAGGATCCCCTCAGGACAGCATTCAAAAATATATGCTACAGAACTCTCATCAGCTCCCATTTTTTGTAAAATCTTAGCCG
It includes:
- the MTERF2 gene encoding transcription termination factor 2, mitochondrial, whose product is MANAPSNLCMNFLARFQPIILMPGLSALEKHRKNGRFLQHFRYATHFISGKENKATVESLSELSVDIKKIRRLKPWVLSKELTYVKETAKILQKMGADESSVAYIFECCPEGILCSPTDVSCQRDLWLSVCQNEKRLVELIKRFPDSFFTVGHYENQKANVEFFKDLGLRNIIISRLLTSASNIFHNPVAKNKQMVETLQSIYLRLGGSQENMKNWLLKLLSQNPFILLNISSTIQENLEFLQKNKFTDSEVLSLVSKLKGFIVQLHPATMQNSLLFSKNIFKCTDQELKELILKCPALLYHSVPVLEDRLKELLKAGISVDQIKETPAVLELSTEIVQYRIKKLNAIGFSLKTGTLEYLNGTKKDFETTYGKIQAKSERPIFNPVAPLHIDD